The following coding sequences lie in one Primulina huaijiensis isolate GDHJ02 chromosome 2, ASM1229523v2, whole genome shotgun sequence genomic window:
- the LOC140970655 gene encoding peptidyl-prolyl cis-trans isomerase FKBP20-2, chloroplastic, with translation MLFLSFPILSSGSYLSSLGSFSIQKRLLSVPCSRHNLQGNREQAKSSFKFEENTKRRLLLVLLVGSGIFPALPSCGKTKKQNPYDERRLLEQNRRIQKENGVPDEFPNFVREGFTVRVVTSDDYVKRDSGLIFRDVEVGKGDCPKAGQQVTFHYIGYNESGRRIDSTYLQGSPAKVRLGTKALIPGFEEGIQDMKPGGKRRLIVPPELGPPVGPSTFFSSKQFEVFDVELLSIQDCTRRTIGFYSDVVCD, from the exons ATGCTTTTCCTCTCATTTCCCATTCTTTCCTCTGGGAGCTATCTCTCGT CACTCGGATCATTTTCCATTCAGAAGAGACTCTTGTCGGTTCCTTGTTCTCGCCATAATCTACAGGGAAACAG AGAACAGGCTAAAAGCTCGTTCAAATTTGAGGAGAATACTAAGCGGAGGCTTCTCCTTGTTCTCTTGGTCGGTTCCGGTATATTTCCTGCGCTGCCGTCTTGTGGAAAGACAAAGAAACAAAACCCATATGATGAGAGGCGCCTTTTAGAGCAGAACAGGCGGATACAGAAAGAGAACGGTGTACCCGATGAGTTCCCTAATTTTGTTAGAGAAG GCTTTACGGTGAGAGTGGTGACATCAGATGATTATGTTAAGCGAGATTCAGGTCTCATTTTTCGGGACGTTGAAGTTGGTAAAGGTGATTGTCCAAAGGCTGGCCAACAG gtgACTTTTCATTACATTGGTTACAATGAATCTGGCCGGCGTATAGATAGTACCTACTTACAAGGTTCGCCTGCAAAAGTTCGACTGGGTACTAAGGCCTTAATTCCAG GATTTGAGGAAGGAATACAGGACATGAAGCCTGGGGGTAAACGAAGACTGATCGTTCCTCCAGAACTAGGACCACCA GTGGGGCCTTCCACTTTCTTTAGCTCCAAACAGTTCGAAGTTTTTGATGTTGAGTTATTGAGCATTCAAGATTGCACGAGGAGGACCATAGGGTTTTATTCCGATGTTGTGTGTGATTGA
- the LOC140970654 gene encoding phosphatidylglycerophosphate phosphatase PTPMT2-like translates to MYIEELSEEGCENGEQQVYSGVAEGAIVVWDAKRALVGAGARALFYPTLLYNVVRNKIQSEFRWWDMVDEFILLGAVPFPSDVPRLKALGVGGVVTLNEPYETLVPISLYHDYNIEHLVIPTRDYLFAPVYGDICQAVEFIHSNTLRDKITYVHCKAGRGRSTTIVLCYLVKHKKMTPDAAFQYVRSIRPRVLLASSQWQAVLDYYIRLKKREVKTCTDNSQSRSLIFPLNVDLEDLDYGSIVVVDESDLDGYEENRDTNIGGRNMMAEANLACRVHFASQAAIARLSCLWLRTHSEQKVTRKKMGSSVGSSQIGSMGIDVHVY, encoded by the exons ATGTATATTGAGGAACTGAGTGAGGAAGGTTGTGAGAATGGGGAGCAGCAAGTCTACAGTGGTGTTGCTGAAGGGGCTATTGTTGTTTGGGATGCGAAACGAGCGTTGGTTGGAGCTGGGGCTCGTGCTCTTTTCTATCCCACGTTGCTGTACAATGTTGTTAGAAATAAGATTCAGTCCGAGTTTCGGTGGTGGGATATGGTCGACGAG TTTATTTTGCTAGGTGCTGTACCATTTCCCAGTGATGTTCCGCGCCTGAAAGCTCTTGGTGTTGGTGGTGTGGTTACCTTGAACGAACCATATGAAACTTTAGTTCCAATTTCCCTGTATCAT GATTATAACATTGAGCACTTAGTCATACctacaagagattatctgttTGCTCCTGTGTATGGGGATATTTGCCAAGCAGTAGAATTCATTCACA gCAATACACTTCGTGACAAAATTACTTATGTTCACTGCAAGGCTGGCCGTGGCCGTAGCACTACAATTGTTCTCTGTTACCTG GTCAAACACAAGAAGATGACCCCCGATGCTGCATTTCAGTATGTGAGGTCAATCAGGCCGAGAGTTCTGTTGGCCTCTTCCCAGTGGCAG GCGGTTCTAGATTATTATATCAGACTCAAGAAGCGGGAAGTCAAAACCTGCACGGATAATTCACAAAGTAGAAGTTTAATTTTCCCTTTAAATGTGGACCTTGAAGATCTTGACTATGGTTCGATTGTGGTAGTTGATGAATCGGACCTTGATGGATACGAAGAAAATCGTGACACTAATATAGGGGGACGGAACATGATGGCTGAGGCGAACCTCGCCTGTAGAGTACATTTTGCTAGTCAGGCAGCAATAGCAAGGCTTTCATGCCTGTGGCTTCGTACCCACTCGGAGCAAAAGGTAACGAGAAAGAAAATGGGAAGCTCGGTGGGGAGCAGTCAGATAGGTAGTATGGGAATTGATGTACATGTTTATTGA